The following coding sequences are from one Diprion similis isolate iyDipSimi1 chromosome 9, iyDipSimi1.1, whole genome shotgun sequence window:
- the LOC124410273 gene encoding TM2 domain-containing protein CG10795, whose product MSIRWCNYTELLTTLIMIVIVKCDCNQVPNIDCNNLRLGQYICPHPDYEFIDLKTQQPKGCTKENKAKVTCLAATDLVCEESGNNTFKKDIPCKWTNGYSFETSLLLSIFLGMFGADRFYLGYPALGLLKLSTLGFLFVGQFFDVILIATQVVGPADGSHYVMPYYGAGITVIRSDNFTYKLPQDDW is encoded by the exons ATGAGTATTCGCTGGTGTAATTATACCGAGCTATTGACGACGCTGATTATGATAGTGATCGTCAAATGCGATTGTAATCAGGTGCCAAATATCGATTGCAACAACCTCAGACTCGGCCAGTACATATGCCCGCATCCAGACTACGAATTTATCGACCTGAAAACTCAACAGCCGAAGGGATGcacgaaagaaaacaaagcCAAAG taaCCTGTCTTGCCGCCACGGATCTGGTCTGCGAAGAGTCCGGGAACAACACGTTCAAAAAAGATATACCGTGCAAATGGAC AAACGGGTACTCCTTCGAAACGTCATTGCTGCTTTCGATATTCCTTGGTATGTTCGGAGCGGACAGGTTTTACCTCGGTTACCCAGCGCTAGGTCTGCTGAAACTGAGTACTTTGGGATTTCTGTTTGTTGGTCAATTTTTCGACGTTATATTGATAGCGACTCAAGTAGTGGGTCCGGCTGACGGTTCGCATTACGTAATGCCATATTACGGCGCTGGGATTACAGTGATCAGAAGTGACAATTTTACGTATAAATTACCGCAGGATGATTGGTGA